Proteins co-encoded in one Waddlia chondrophila WSU 86-1044 genomic window:
- a CDS encoding NAD(P)/FAD-dependent oxidoreductase: MTKEKDHIAIVGAGFSGLACAFYLSEAGYPVTLYDPFPIGENASGISAGLLHYYTGPRATPPSDAEEKLKASLELFEASSDALGSSVFKKTGLFRPALNANQEKHYRKRAEVSEDIRWISENETLELLPQFSPLPGIWIANGYSVDTKRYLEGLWQACRNKGATWKKQGVKTLSEFEEDLVIAATGASPLLRDFGLSIHPVKGQILEIEWDIQLPFPISANVYLVPGTLPTRCFVGGTFEHHFDDSKPDPSTAQELLLPKMKALFPQFNGYKIVDCRAALRGSTPNRLPICGNIKGNMWALAGMGSKGLLHHAFYAKKLINEILCYNIP; this comes from the coding sequence ATGACGAAAGAAAAAGATCACATAGCAATCGTTGGCGCCGGATTTTCCGGACTGGCCTGTGCTTTTTACCTGTCGGAAGCAGGCTATCCCGTGACGTTATACGATCCTTTCCCTATAGGAGAGAACGCTTCCGGAATATCGGCAGGACTTTTGCATTATTACACCGGCCCCCGAGCAACGCCGCCTTCAGATGCAGAGGAAAAATTAAAAGCCTCACTTGAACTCTTTGAAGCTTCCAGCGATGCTCTGGGATCTAGTGTTTTCAAAAAAACCGGATTGTTCAGGCCTGCTCTCAACGCCAACCAGGAAAAGCACTACAGGAAAAGGGCGGAAGTGTCTGAAGACATTCGCTGGATCTCGGAAAACGAAACATTAGAGCTGCTTCCCCAGTTTTCTCCATTGCCTGGCATCTGGATTGCTAACGGCTATTCTGTCGATACTAAACGGTATTTAGAGGGGTTGTGGCAAGCTTGCCGAAATAAAGGCGCAACATGGAAAAAACAGGGCGTTAAAACGCTTTCTGAATTTGAAGAGGACTTGGTCATCGCAGCAACCGGTGCTTCCCCTCTTTTACGCGATTTTGGGCTCTCCATTCACCCTGTCAAAGGACAAATTTTAGAGATTGAATGGGATATTCAGCTCCCTTTCCCCATCAGCGCCAATGTTTACCTGGTTCCAGGCACTCTTCCAACACGCTGCTTTGTTGGAGGCACCTTCGAACATCACTTCGATGACTCCAAACCCGATCCTTCTACCGCTCAAGAGCTTCTTTTACCAAAAATGAAAGCTCTCTTCCCTCAATTCAACGGATATAAAATTGTCGACTGCCGAGCGGCATTGCGCGGATCCACTCCTAATAGGCTCCCTATTTGCGGTAACATCAAGGGAAATATGTGGGCTTTGGCGGGCATGGGATCAAAAGGGCTGCTTCACCACGCTTTTTATGCAAAAAAGCTAATAAATGAAATTTTATGCTATAATATTCCATGA